AGCTTAGAAGATTTCACTGCTGAAATGCCTTGTTCTTGCTCAGTTACTACTACGTAACGTAGTAGTTATATCTACAGCTAGTACgtactaaaatattattcaccAAAGGTTTATGATCCTATCTATGTATGAAAAACTGAAGTGATTAACGAAAAAGGATTAaaggaacaaaaaaatattgtaaaactatttatatttccaCGCAACAGGCAGTTAGTTACGCCATTGTGTTTGTCTattctgtattttttgtatacgccaaataaaaaatacgttctGACTAGAGTGAATTTTCACCCGAATAGTTAACATATTTTGTGGTGAACCCAACGAAAATCCATCACAAAATTACGCAGTGGCCATGAGTTTGCCTTGGAATCCGGACACGTTACATTGTTCAAATATCCTCCAAACCAGAGCATTTTATGGTCACCCAGGCTTTAGTTTTAAAAGAACAATTTTGCATGTCCCGCTGAGAATAATAAAACACTTTTTGTGGACAACCTTTTTGGTTTTGGGCACAATGGAGGCTGTTTCTGTAGCCATAAAACTAAAATGTAGAAGTATGTGTGGAATTTATTCGAAAACAAAataggaatttaatttaaaataggttGAAAGTTAACTGtgtaaaagtttaataaacatTGTGCTGTTCACGTAAAAGTTTCCAATATAAAAAGTAAGCGTTCACTGTATAGTCTACAGctacaaatacttaaaaataaacaacaatgaGTAGCTATGtagttatttacttttcaaCAAAGACACATTAACAATTTTTGTTCGAAAATGTATTTAagaatgtttatattttaagaatCTTTTTCCTAAAAACCTTTTGTGGCCGATTGATAATATCCTAAAATACGCGATTTTATGAGCTGCGTAAAATAAACAACTGCTTTCCCTTAAGTTCCTGTCATTATCGTAAAAAACCCAAAGTTCTGCTTAAGGCGGGATTCCACTAATATGCCacatttgttcgcgaacaaagAGTGTACAGGCTATACTAGTACGCGAAACGCgcacaaatgtttcttctggtcgcTAGCAAACAGTAGCTttcgtgcgaacatttctaaccAGTGAAATCCCGCCTTAACGTAGCTATAAACAGGGaatttcttttgtaaatttatgCAAATTGCTATAAATCGCATCCAGATAGACGGATCCTTATTTTATTGACGTCAACATGAGGGATAGGTAATTTGAAGTAATGAGCTTCTTTTGTAAAGAGTAATAAAAAGCTCTCTGAAGTTAGGCTGTAAtggttattgaaaaatatattgtctTTAATTATGTCATAGAGTGATgtgttatgatgatgatgatggcatGAGTCTGgactttttatttcttaatacgTTGTATGAGAGTACGCATTACGATAAGTTGGTGAGTGTGGTGGATGAGTTCGTTCGAAtagcatttattattttgtctgcaaacATTTTTAAAGGTTACGCAAAGAAGGTAGTCCCTTGAAAACTAAACTGTGGGCAACAGCtggtttcaaatattttttagcttTAATCACTTTTATCCGATCAGTTTTGCTATCATTCCCTTGCTTTATTACTAAAAAATCCTCGTTACGCCATCTTACCACGCAATATGCAGTTACGAATCTGCATCGATTGTATGCAAATATTTCGAGAACAATCCGTGTAAATTGTAGCCTAATGGTTTAGACGCATTGTTCACTGTATTCGAGGCATGTTAACTCCCACATACTGTTCGGGAAATGCTCTGTTACTGGAAAACGGTATTCTAATACTTCAATATTACTTGTTGATGCGCCAATTCCTAGATTAATGAAAACTTTGTGTGTGGAAGCTAAGTATTTGTAATActgttcatcatctgcctagcctttttgcATCTATTCACGGTAGATTTGTGAATGTTGCATGGGACATagcaatttaacgtgccttccgaaacagtAAGGAACTAGTCAAGACAGTCACCACGCACCAAgttttgcttaaccttatgatcaatcgaAAAGTGTGTCTGTTATTTAGCTATGATATAATCACATCATGAATCACGATACTTATTTTTGCTTTAAAGGAAATAGtgtgtggcggactaaaacctttatagtcggaactttttgtgtgtgtgttttattttatattttattaatttttctccgtcaaGATAGTCtgacatattacaatattttttacaatcttgctgaagcgtttttattaaatacagtcctattcaggcctgcgtagtacgcttatgagcatctcgcttagatgctacattGGTGACCGCCGGCCTTCTCAGTTTCTACGGCATCTACAAAATTTAGCTGGACCCGCTGGTGCTTCGGATTTTGTGAAAAGTCTGTGGACTAACCGCTTGCCGCAAAATATACAGACAGTGATTGCTTCACAGATTGCCGACCTGCCGGTAGAAAAGCTAGCAGAGATTGCTGACCGGGTGTACGACATTGTACCATGCACCCCGCAAGTCGCTGCCACCTCTGCATCTACCAGCACCGCGCCGGACTTGGTCAAAGAAGTAAGCGAACTTACAAAACAAGTTGCCCGGCTGTCATCGCAAATGAACAGCAAGTGGAGAGGGCGCTCTCGCTCTCGCTCACAGTCTCGGCACAACCAAAGAAGGTATTATCGCGGTCGCTCTAATAACTCTAGGACTCCACAGCCACCACCGAACCACCCGCATTGCTACTACCACTACACCTTTGGAGACAAGGCAAACAAGTGTAGACAACCATGCACATTTACGTCGGAAAACGCAAAGGGCGGTCGCTAGTAGCGGCCAACGACTGCCCCTCTTCAACAGgccgtttgtttgtaaccgaccgAAATACGAAAATGCAATTCCTGGTGGATACTGGCTCAGACTTGTGTGTTTTCCCTCGGTCGGTAGTAAAAACGCCGGTGAAACTGTCAAAATTCGATTTGGTTGCAGCTAATAATACGATGATACACACATACGGGCCAACACAGCTACGACTCAACTTGGGGCTCAGAAGGGACTTCACATGGAAGTTCACGGTAGCTGACGTTTCTCGACCGATTATAGGGGTCGACTTcctaagtttttataatttacttgtcgACTGCCGAAATCAGAGATTGATAGATAACACTACGACACTATCGGTTCCAGGAGCCCATTGCAAGTCATCGGACGACATTGCATCCGTGAAGGCAGTAGTCGGTGATACAGATTACCATAAAATACTTCGTGAGTATCCAGAAATCACCCGACCACCAGGAACACATGTACTGGGTAAGCACAACACGGTGCACCACATAAGAACCACTCCAGGCCCACCGGTAGCAAGCAAACCTCGACGTCTCGATCCAGCTCGAACATTAATCGCCAAGAAGGAATTCGAAGAGATGCTAGCAAGTGGTGTGGCCAGACGGTCGGAGAGCGCCTGGTCCGCTCCTCTTCACCTGGTGAAGAAAAAAGACGACGGATGGAGACCATGTGGCGACTACAGGGCACTAAATGCTAGGACGATACCAGACAGGTATCCTATACGCCACATCCACGATTTCTCCTACCAACTATCAGGGTGCACAGTATTCTCCACCATAGATCTTGTCAAAGCCTATAATCAGATAAGAACAAATCCAGACGACATTCCGAAGACCGCCATCACTACGCCTTTCGGTCTTTACGAGTTTCCATTTATGACCTTTGGTTTAAGGAACGCCGCTCAGACATTCCAAAGGTTCATCGATGAAGTGCTGCTCGGTTTAGAGTTTTGTTATGGGTATATCGACGATATCCTAGTATTCTCGCAGACCCATGAACAGCACGAGCGGCATTTACGGCAGTTATTCGCCCGTTTAAGAGAATACGGGGTAGTGGTAAACACTTCAAAGTGTCACCTCGGACAGTCAGAGGTAACGTTTCTAGGATACCATGTGTCAGCTGCAGGAACAAAACCTCTAAGTACCAAGATACAGGCTATCCAAGAGTATCCAGTTCCCAAGACGGTCAAGGACCTTCGTAGATTTTTAGGTGTCATTAATTTTTACCGTCGATTCGTCCCAAACGCGGCCAAATTACAAGCCCCATTGAACGCAATACTAGCCGGTCCGAAAATCAAAGGAGCACATCCAGTCAATATGACTCCAGAACTCCTCAAAGCATTCGAAGACATCAAGACTTCATTATCCAACGCAACCCTACTGGCTCATCCGGATCCTTCAGCTGAGTTGGCCATCGTTACTGACGCGTCTGATACTGCTATCGGCGCTGTCCTGCAACAGCGAAGAGAAGCTAACTGGGAACCTCTAGCCTTTTATTCGCACAAACTAAATGGTGCTCAAAGAAAATACAGCCCGTACGACCGCGAGTTGTTAGCGGTATATGAAGCAGTGAAGTACTTTCGACATATGGTCGAGGCAAGAGACTTCGCGATCTTCACCGACCATAAACCACTGATGTTTGCTTTCAAGTCGAACAGAGACAGCTATTCACCAAGGCAATTCAGATACCTAGACTTTATAGGGCAATTTACTACCGATATAAGGTATATCCCGGGCAAGGAAAATGTGGTTGCTGATGCATTGTCACGAATCGAGGAAGTGTCACCGACAATAAACTTTGAAGATCTTGCAAAATTCCAGGAAACAGATCCAGAACTGCAAGACCTCATTCGAAATGGGTCCTCACTGAAGCTGGAAAAGGTTGCTACACCAACTGGCAACGCACAAGTTCTATGTGACACTAGCTCGGCTACGCCCCGACCGTATTTGACACCACAACTCCGGAAGCAAGCCTTTGAATCGTTGCACAATTTGCATCACCCTGGATGTTCAGCTACAGTGCGACTGGTGACGCAAAGCTATGTGTGGCCAGGGATCCGCAAAGACTGTAGAGAGTGGGCGAGGCAGTGTTTGCCATGTCAGACTTCTAAAGTCACTCGCCATATCAAATCCCCACCTTCCTCTTACCTAACCCCATCCTCTCGCTTCGCTCACATCCACCTCGACATCGTAGGACCGTTAACCCCTTCGTCTGATTACAGGTATTGTCTTACCGTCATCGATAGATTCACTCGATGGCCCGAGGCTTACCCCTTGAAGGACATCACGGCGGAGGCCTGCGCAGCAGCGCTGGTGGCCAATTGGGTGGCCCGCTTCGGCTGTCCGGCACGGGTGACCACTGACCGTGGCCGCCAATTCGAGAGTCACCTGTTCAAAGCTCTCTCTGCCTTGCTGGGGGCAGAGCATCTTCgcaccactgcctaccatccagcagCGAATGGCATGGTGGAACGGCTGCACCGGCAGCTGAAAGCCGCCATCATGTGCCACACCTCTTCGCAGTGGACGGAAGCTCTTCCACTGGTACTACTCGGCATGCGTAACTCGTGGAAAGAAGACATCCAAGCTACGCCAGCCGAGCTCGTCTACGGGGAAGCACTACAGCTTCCCGGTCAGTTCATATCTATGCAAGCAGATTTCACCACAGCTGACGTCACCGAGTACGCAAATCGTTTACGACGTCACATGGCCAGCCTCACTCCGAAACCTGCAGCATGGCATAGCACGTCGCCCTTCTACGTGCCGCGAGATCTTCATTCCTGCTCCCACGTCTTCCTCCGTCGAGACCATGTACGACGTTCACTAGAACCACCGTACGCGGGGCCCTACAAGGTTCTACAGaggcatgaaaaatatttcacgatCGAGATACGGGGAAAGCCAAGCAACGTGTCAGTCGACCGCCTCAAACCAGCTTTCATAGCACGTGATGAGGCGCAGCATGAAATCACAAGAGCTGACACTACTAACACCAATACGACATCTGGGGCGAAAATAACGAGAAGCGGGCGTCGTGTAAAGTTCCCCGATTTTTATCGACCGTAGTCACGGTCTGGCCGGGGGGAacatgtggcggactaaaacctttatagtcggaactttttgtgtgtgtgttttattttatattttattaatttttctccgtcaaGATAGTCtgacatattacaatattttttacaatcttgctgaagcgtttttattaaatacagtcctattcaggcctgcgtagtacgcttatgagcatctcgcttagatgctacaagtgtataaaaacctatatttatttgaagtatttGATAGGAACGGATTATAACTTCAGAATCCTATGAAGCAACTAGCTACAAGTTATAAAATCGAACTTAAAGTAAATGTTTGTTCTGCATAATTTTATCTGAAAGTGAAAGGCAAGAGCGGATGTTATCACAGcaaaaataaactgtaattaTAAGAAATCAAACAAACTTAAGCTTACCTTATGAATAACTAttctaagaattttcttaatattACTTATCTTCAAATAACTTCTATATGCGTTGCCGGCAGTTACaatacttaaattcaatttgCTACTTGCAgagtaaatacaaaactttaAGCGAAAGAACAATTTAAAAAGTACACAATAACTCTCTCTAGTATGCATACACAAAAACTGCCGTCCTTTTAACGAAAACTACGCACTACGTTCACAGCGCCCATAAATTACAGACACCAAAATCCTTTGCAAAAACTAACCTTACTTCATAACTTGGTCTAAAAATAGCATAATATCACAATAGAATAGCCGCTGTGAGGTgaaaatttttcattttcaccaTCAAAGAAGCTCATGAAAATGCTTTGTTGACGGCAAACAATTTCGTCACCCCGATAAGGTTTAACCCTCTTACATATTTTTCTCTCTGTAATAGCATATTATCTGGCCTCACAAGGCTTTCGTTACggtaaattttgaatttagctAGACATTGTTCGGGTAAATCGGTGTTGTTAGTTGTAGGGTACTAGGGTTAGACTATTTTAGGGTTCACTGTAGTATTGTTAAGGATAGAAACGACTGTTTGCACTTAATACAATAATgtaacttataaatatttaattaaaatctttctATGTTTATGATTATAACCTAGTTTGTAATTCTagcaaattaacttaataaTACATGCGACAGTGGCCTTaccgtatgtatttttttcatattctgtaaatattttctaatgaGCATTTACTCATACTAAGTAATATAGTAAGTTCATTAAAAGAGATTTTATCTTTTTCATGATATTCACAAAGTTTACGCAGGTGAACTTAGGTCGTACTTTTAAGTAAAAactctaatgtttttttaaaacctctgcgtttttttttgcaattaaattattttcaggtTAAGTTAAATTTATACAATTACgaaacaattttctttatttatgtttgcgTATTCGACCAATTTACTTtctaatgtgtttttttaattctgcATACAACTTGAAattctgtaattatttttgaaacttCAACAACATGTTTACTCTTAAAGATATAATTGcgattacaatttattttcaggGTTATTTTAACGTGTCTGTTTTTGAGTCGAAATAAATTGGATTTGGggtattatgtattttacacTAAAAGTAATTAAAGATTTGTTCTAGACTAGATtgcatcttaaaaataaaaatttacaacAGTTAGGCCAGAGTTAGATCTATATTAATTCgagtaattacttatttttgttatgatGACTTAAAATTCACTAATTGTTTAAGATTTATGTGAAAAACGGGGCGTTGTGTTAagcaaatattcatttaaagctatataataatattataagtaggcCTTTCTCTATGAATTTACgagttcaataaaaaataaatgagtaaTGAGCCGTACGCTTGAAAAGGCATTCAATTTCGATATAAAATTTTGTGGAGGTGTGATGGTACATAAATAAAGTTTCGTGAAATATTCTATAGAGATTTATTTGAGATTAGCAACATCATTCATATAATTGAATAACATCAGACAGAATAGGTTAATTGAATTTTATCGAAAATGAATAGTTCAGTTCGCGTTGCATATTTTTGTATTCATAATGGAACTCTTTTAATGTATGTTGATTGATTTCGATTCATGTATCTTGGGTCAATACTATGCCTTCATcagtatatgtatgtaaaagaaAGAATTGTGGcactaaaattagtttttttttttcaaaataacgaGTATATTGCAGAGGCGTGCAAGTATCTCGTAATATTCCGCTCAATTTAGTTGATTATACCAATGTTTATAacaataaaccggccaagtgcgagtcggactcgcgcaccgagggttccgtacaaatgctgtatagataaaaagtgagtttcgcgccaaccgttcagtttagaacaatcatagttatggtaatttcgtgagagtcaaaatagttaatattttttattttataatataactaaaatagtaggccagtaccttgtaaaagttattttattgaagttatttatatacaacattttatagtcatcattcaaaaatctgattgaaaataactaattatgtcttaaaggtcatggggcatggggcatatctgactcgctttgtaaaaagtggccgacatgaatcaaagtagttttaaatcgtggagaatggtatgacgtttctttgaatataaatattttattaaaattccatggagacgaatgtccaggatcg
The DNA window shown above is from Helicoverpa zea isolate HzStark_Cry1AcR chromosome 16, ilHelZeax1.1, whole genome shotgun sequence and carries:
- the LOC124637537 gene encoding uncharacterized protein LOC124637537, whose protein sequence is MSISLRCYIGDRRPSQFLRHLQNLAGPAGASDFVKSLWTNRLPQNIQTVIASQIADLPVEKLAEIADRVYDIVPCTPQVAATSASTSTAPDLVKEVSELTKQVARLSSQMNSKWRGRSRSRSQSRHNQRRYYRGRSNNSRTPQPPPNHPHCYYHYTFGDKANKCRQPCTFTSENAKGGR